CCCGGTCACGACCGGCGAGGTCTTCCAGACAGACAGCATCGTCATCGAGGTCGTTCCGTAGCCCCAACCGGCTCGAGCGCCATGGACAGGGGAGCCGGCCCGCCGGCCCCCTCGTTGCTCGCGTCCCGCCCGGGGGGCCGAGCCGCCGGTAGGTCGCCTCCCTGCCGACCGCGCTGCGGTTCCCCGTCGCCTTTGGCGCTGAGCCGCGCGGCGCCCGCCCCGGCCTCTTCTCGCGCGCCGCCCCCGCCTTCCCCGCGGCGCCCGCCCCTGAACACAACGGCCCGGCGGTGGTGCCGAGTTACTGGCACCCGGCTGTGTTCGGATAGTCGAACGTCGGTAGCGGGTTCAGGTGATCACCCCCTTGGATACGGGGCGCGAGGCACGCTACGGAATCGTGCGCCTTGGCACGCACGCACCGTATCCCCGGCTTGCAGCGCCCCTCGCGGAGAGTGCGCGGGCCGGATTCCCCACCGGGCTCCCATTCGGTACTCCACGCGGCTGTTATCTTTGGTGCTCGCCTAGGGGATCACGCTTGCGGCCGCTAGCATTCCGCTAATCCCGGACACCCATGCCGCCTCGCCCTATCCCGACGCTGCCACGACGCCGCGCAGGCTACTTGCTACGGTAATAGCCGAATTGAGATGTTGTCCGTCTGGAAGACCTCGCTGTTGACCGCTGGGTAGTCGAGCACCTGCAAGTCCAAGGTCGATCCTCCAGTCACCACCACGTAGTCCACCGTCACCTGCTGCCACGTCGGCGAGAGCGTGACGGCTGTCGAATAGGTCGTAGTTCCCTGCTGGACACTGTTCAGATACTCCCGAACACGGAGCTTGGCTGAACCTGTGTTAGATGCTGAACGGACCCATGCGGCGAACCGGCACGTCCTCCCCACTGCAGCAGTCGTAGCGATCCAGTTCGGACTATCATTCGTTCCGAAGGTCACGAGCCCGGAGGCGGTCCCGGTCATTTCGAGCGCGTAAGATCCGCTTTGGCCACCAGAAACACGAGCTATGCCAGCCCCGTTGTAGTTGACCCAGCCGGTCGTGTCGGTCTCGAAGGACGGGTTGCCGACATGGTTGTGCGGGAACTCCAACGCGCCCCTATCGGCATAATTAGGGCTGCCAGCCCCGGTATTGGTGGTAGGATCATCCACCCGCGCCAAGCCGTCAGCATCCGTGGACGGCCAGTTTGACACTGAGGAATCAGCAGAGTCGAGGGCGGGCGAACCCGACTGCAGCGCGAAATCCCCGTTGGCCGCGTCAACGAAGCTCGGGTTCGATTCCAACCCATGTCCGTCATGCCCTGTGCTCTCGTTAAAGCTCCCCGTGCCAGTCACATCGGAGTACGTGACCCCATCGTACCTGATCCTCGCATTGTTGCTGGCGTTCCACCAAATATTGTAATCCGACAGGAACCCGGTCTTGGAGGTACTGTCTACCTGAAGGTTATAGCGCGTGCCGCTATTGTTCTCGGCACTGATGGAGTTGTAAATTTTAGTGCCTGTGGAACTGCTCTCTACGTTGAACCCGTCGCCGCTGTTCCCGTAAGCCACATCGCCGACGTGGATCGTCCCGGTCGAACTGCCCGTATGGTCGAATCCCTGCTGGGTGTTGCTCCAAGAGCGGTTCTGTTGGAAGATATTGTTGTGCGACGCTGCCCCCACCCAGAAGCCCGCATCCTAGTTATGGTGCACCAGATTCGCCGAGATCGTATTGTCTTCTGACCCGCTCACGAACAAGCCGTTGGCGCTGTTGCCCGTGAAGGTGTTGTAGGACGATTCATTCTTCTCAACCGTGTTCGCGTTCGCCGCAGCAGTGAGGACGATCCCGTGGTTCTTGTTGTCAGACGAGAGATTGCCGCTGATCGTACCTGCGGTGCATTTCTCGAACTGCATTCCGTAACTGTTGGCGAACTTGGTGGTGTTGTTCTTGACCACGAAGCCCGCGCACGTGCCACCACCAGTGGCACGGGCATAGATATTCTTGTTGTTTGCCCGCGTCACCGTGAAGCCCTCAATCGTGACGTAGGACTTGTTATCAGAATAGAAGCCCTCGCTACGCCGGCTAACCTTCATGTTCTGGGCGCCGGGGTTCCCGCCGCCCACGTTGGCATACAGTCCAGTCCCCGACACATACTTGTAGGTGTTTGCCGGCAGGGAGGCGGGGTCTGCGGTTGACTCTGTGAGGCGAGTGTCATTCTTGAACGCCTGGTTGGGACTCCAGGTCACGCTGCTCGCCAGATAGACGTTCCCCGAAAACAGAGTCCACTGAGCGGTGGTCGAGTAGTCGTCCGCGCCGTCAACGATGACGCCCGAGCCATTTGCCTTGACGACGAACTGGCTGCCGAGCACCCCGGACCCGGAGATAGCCACCCGCTCCCGATACGTCGCAGCCTTCACGATGACTGTGTTGCCTGCGGCTGCCCTCGCGGTGAGTGCCGCCTGGATCGTGCAGTAGGGCTGGCTCTCCGTCCCGGGATTGCTATCGCTGCATGACGCATTGGCGCCGTCCACGTAGTAGTCCGCGGCGAGGGCGCCCCCGGCACCCGCGAGCCAGCATGCCACGCCTAGGAGCGCGGCTACAACCATCAGCGTCCCTGGCGCGGCTCCCCGAACAGGCAGGATGGAATATTGCTGGCCCATGTTCCTCTGCCTCATTGGTGCGCTACGCCCGTGCGCCCCGTCGTTAGAGCAGCACCCCCCGGCTTGTGATCGGCCCGGGAGCGCATCCTGTTCCCCGGGTGGCAGCACCCCGCCCAGGGGCGCGCCAGCCTCGGAGCTGTCCCCTGGTCTTTACACATCTTGTGTACTGAGAGCTGCATAGGCGATGCCGAGGAATCGGCCAAAGGCGCCGGCCTGACCGTGGCGGGCTATCCGGGCGACCTACAAGACTCCCCCAAACGTCCGGTTGTGTCGCTCGGGGGCCTTCGGACTGGCGCGAAGGCCTGGGCTTCCTGGGCGGGGGAACCCCTGGCGGCCCCAGGCTGGCGAAGGAACAGGGGGGCCCGAAGACTCGCACTGAGGATGGCCCGGAGGATCCGGCGGAGCCCCTGGCGCCCCTTACCGATACGCCGGCGAAATCCCACGGGGCGAAAGGTATCAGCGAGCCGAGCCTACGAACCAAACAGCGAGCTAGGGGACGGAAAGGTGGGGCACCAGCAGGAATTGCCGGAGGAATTAGCCAAGCAGGAGGAGTGCTGATCCCAAAGAGTTATTTCCCCGGGAAGAGCATCTCGGGCAGGGCGGCGACGCGCCGGAGGCCTTCCAGCACGAGCCCCGGTGGCGCCGCCGCTCCGGTGTCGGCGGCGGGCAGGAGCGCCCGGGTGAACCCGACGCGGGCCGCCTCCGCCAGCCGGCGCGGGACCTGGCGGACCGATCGGACCTCCCCCGCCAGCCCCACCTCGCCGCAGCAGACCAGGCGCGGATCCACGGGGCGGCCCTGCGCGCTGCTGAGGACGGCGGCGATGACGGCCAGGTCGGCCGCGGGTTCCGTGACCCGGAGTCCCCCGGCCACGTTCACGTAGACATCGGCAGGGCCGAGGGCGAGACCCACGTGCCGCTCCAGGACCGCCAAGAGGAGGGCGAGGCGTTCCCGGTCCACGCCCCCCGCCACCCGTCGCGCCGCACCGAGCGCCGCCGGGGCCACCAGCGCCTGGACCTCCAGGAGCATGGGGCGGCTCCCCTCCAGCGCGGCGAGGACCGCGGAGCCCGGCGCCTGCTCCGGCCGCTCGCGGAGGAGCCGGGCGGACGGGTTGGCGACCTCGACCAGGCCCGCCTCCGTCATCTCGAACAGCCCCACCTCCTCGGTGGACCCGAAGCGGTGCTTGAGGACCCGCAGGACCCGGTAGGGATGCGTCTGCTCCCCCTCGAAGCTCAGGACCGTGTCCACCACGTGCTCCAGGGACTTCGGGCCGGCCAGGGTGCCGTCCTTGGTGACGTGGCCGATGAGCAGGGCGCTCATCCCCGTCTGCTTGGCAAGCCGCTGCAGCGCCGTGGCCGCCTCCCGGACCTGGCTGATCGTCCCGGGCGCCGACCCCAGGGCCTCCGCCGTCACCGCCTGGACGGAGTCCAGGATGAGCAGATGCGGGCGGGCGGCCTCCGCCTGGCCGAGGATCGCCTCCAGGCGGGTCTCGGTCAGGAGGGAGAGGCCCTCGGCCAGTGCGGCGAGGCGCTCGGCGCGGCTCCGGATCTGGCCCGCCGATTCCTCGCCCGAGACGTAGAGGACCCGCTGCCCGCCCCGCGCCGCGGCAGCCGCGGCCTGCAGGAGGAGAGTGGATTTCCCGATCCCCGGCTCACCCCCCAGCAGGACGAGCGACCCCGGCACCAGGCCTCCCCCCAGGGCTCGGTCCAGCTCCGCGAGGCCAAGCGGGGAGCGGGGGACGCCATCGGTCGGGACCGCGGTGATGGGGAGTGGGGCCGCACCCCCGGGAGCGGGCACCGCAGCCCCGACGCGGGCGGCCATCCGCTCTTCCAGGAGACTCCCCCAGGTACCGCAATCGGGGCACTTCCCCA
The DNA window shown above is from Candidatus Methylomirabilis sp. and carries:
- a CDS encoding right-handed parallel beta-helix repeat-containing protein, whose protein sequence is MGQQYSILPVRGAAPGTLMVVAALLGVACWLAGAGGALAADYYVDGANASCSDSNPGTESQPYCTIQAALTARAAAGNTVIVKAATYRERVAISGSGVLGSQFVVKANGSGVIVDGADDYSTTAQWTLFSGNVYLASSVTWSPNQAFKNDTRLTESTADPASLPANTYKYVSGTGLYANVGGGNPGAQNMKVSRRSEGFYSDNKSYVTIEGFTVTRANNKNIYARATGGGTCAGFVVKNNTTKFANSYGMQFEKCTAGTISGNLSSDNKNHGIVLTAAANANTVEKNESSYNTFTGNSANGLFVSGSEDNTISANLVHHN
- the radA gene encoding DNA repair protein RadA, encoding MAKARTAFVCQQCGYQTVRWMGKCPDCGTWGSLLEERMAARVGAAVPAPGGAAPLPITAVPTDGVPRSPLGLAELDRALGGGLVPGSLVLLGGEPGIGKSTLLLQAAAAAARGGQRVLYVSGEESAGQIRSRAERLAALAEGLSLLTETRLEAILGQAEAARPHLLILDSVQAVTAEALGSAPGTISQVREAATALQRLAKQTGMSALLIGHVTKDGTLAGPKSLEHVVDTVLSFEGEQTHPYRVLRVLKHRFGSTEEVGLFEMTEAGLVEVANPSARLLRERPEQAPGSAVLAALEGSRPMLLEVQALVAPAALGAARRVAGGVDRERLALLLAVLERHVGLALGPADVYVNVAGGLRVTEPAADLAVIAAVLSSAQGRPVDPRLVCCGEVGLAGEVRSVRQVPRRLAEAARVGFTRALLPAADTGAAAPPGLVLEGLRRVAALPEMLFPGK
- a CDS encoding choice-of-anchor Q domain-containing protein — its product is MGAASHNNIFQQNRSWSNTQQGFDHTGSSTGTIHVGDVAYGNSGDGFNVESSSTGTKIYNSISAENNSGTRYNLQVDSTSKTGFLSDYNIWWNASNNARIRYDGVTYSDVTGTGSFNESTGHDGHGLESNPSFVDAANGDFALQSGSPALDSADSSVSNWPSTDADGLARVDDPTTNTGAGSPNYADRGALEFPHNHVGNPSFETDTTGWVNYNGAGIARVSGGQSGSYALEMTGTASGLVTFGTNDSPNWIATTAAVGRTCRFAAWVRSASNTGSAKLRVREYLNSVQQGTTTYSTAVTLSPTWQQVTVDYVVVTGGSTLDLQVLDYPAVNSEVFQTDNISIRLLP